The Bacteroidota bacterium genome has a segment encoding these proteins:
- the mnmH gene encoding tRNA 2-selenouridine(34) synthase MnmH: MIRYSDIDQIAGLLGTIPVIDVRSPAEFSRGHITGAYNIPLLSDDERARIGLMYNKSGRDSAVFTGLEFVGPRIPELVREALVIAKGKQLIIHCWRGGMRSEAMAWLLDVAGLNITVIKGGYKAYRRFIRQDFLRIAQFVVIGGMTGSGKTLILNALKTSGEQIIDLEDIAKHKGSAFGSLGLPGQPTNEQFENDLHWEWMNLDLSRTTWIEDESQSIGFDRIPDVLFAQLLRSPLLILETEKSQRIDRLEKEYANMNQLQLKNAVLRISKRLGGVNTKIVLEAIEQGDFRKAIEIVLSYYDKTYTYSIESRINQPKLHLLLETDNPSENADQIRIFYQRSLSFH; encoded by the coding sequence ATGATCAGATATTCAGATATTGATCAAATAGCCGGACTATTGGGAACGATTCCCGTTATTGATGTTCGGTCACCAGCTGAATTCAGCCGTGGACATATAACTGGTGCATATAATATACCTTTATTGAGTGATGACGAACGAGCCAGGATAGGATTAATGTACAATAAATCAGGTAGGGATTCTGCCGTTTTCACCGGGCTTGAATTTGTCGGACCACGAATCCCGGAATTGGTAAGAGAAGCGCTGGTAATAGCTAAAGGAAAGCAACTGATAATCCATTGTTGGCGTGGAGGTATGCGCAGCGAGGCTATGGCATGGTTGCTGGATGTGGCAGGATTGAATATTACTGTTATTAAGGGAGGATATAAAGCCTATAGAAGATTTATTCGACAGGATTTTTTAAGAATAGCTCAGTTCGTCGTCATCGGAGGAATGACCGGAAGTGGTAAAACATTAATTCTTAATGCCTTAAAAACATCAGGAGAACAGATTATTGACCTCGAAGATATTGCTAAGCACAAGGGATCTGCATTCGGATCTCTGGGTTTGCCCGGACAACCAACTAATGAACAATTTGAGAATGATCTCCATTGGGAGTGGATGAATCTCGACTTATCACGGACAACTTGGATCGAGGATGAAAGCCAGTCTATCGGATTTGACAGAATCCCGGATGTCCTCTTTGCACAGTTGTTAAGAAGTCCCTTGCTGATCCTGGAAACAGAAAAATCACAGAGAATCGACAGACTAGAAAAAGAATACGCCAATATGAATCAACTTCAACTTAAAAATGCAGTTTTGCGAATCAGCAAACGTCTTGGCGGTGTCAACACAAAAATTGTATTAGAAGCAATAGAACAGGGAGATTTCAGGAAAGCCATTGAGATCGTTCTCTCTTATTATGATAAAACATACACATACAGCATTGAGTCGAGGATAAATCAACCCAAACTTCATCTCCTTTTGGAAACGGATAATCCTTCAGAGAATGCTGACCAAATAAGGATATTTTATCAACGCTCCCTCAGCTTCCATTAA
- the pbpC gene encoding penicillin-binding protein 1C, whose protein sequence is MKRVKERLKSLISDISRYRQLATDTIRRLPRSIVILSVCIVIFFGLFIILDHLYPVNTEIPYSQEILAQDSSLLYVFLGKDDKWRLKALPDEITDDLKKTITFKEDKYFYYHFGVNPVAVIRAVVKNMIRKERVSGASTITMQVARLLEPKPRTYRNKIIEMFRALQLEWHLSKNEILQLYLNMIPYGGNVEGVKAAALIYFQQKPQNLSLAQVVTLSVIPNDPRGLVLGKDNPEIEKVRNMWLEYFHSRGFFAETATLDAMKEPLDALRHAPPRLTPHLAIRLHSENSGQDQIFTYIDRSIQSRIENLTIEYIKQVRHLGITNAAAIVVENAGRQVKAYLGSADFYNRQDQGQVDGIKAARSPGSTLKPFLYALAIDKGMITPKFVITDVPENFNGYIPENYDQDYRGYITVEDALTQSLNVPAVKLLNEISLEFFIKKLSSADFKTIQRHKEKLGLSVILGGCGVTLEELTGLFSIFAHDGLFSDLQYYRGHNIYNEDTLLDSSATYLVTEMLTRVKRPDMPAGFENRLDLPRIAWKTGTSYGRRDAWSIGYNKNYTVGVWIGNFNGYGVPELNGSQYAAPLLFSIFNILNEKSEKDWFSPPENLDYRLVCARSGAVPNDFCTDLLMDYYIPGISSNKKCLHLIQVCTDDHKNFSYCRLCLPEEGYVIHLYPNHPPEIISFFDMKHIPYDLIPPHNPLCQHVFAGHAPVISSLSNGAEYILLAGKNQKLLLSCQVENDVSKIYWYINDKFFDSSLPTGKLFFQPETGRVKISCNDDKGRNTDIWITVKFM, encoded by the coding sequence ATGAAAAGGGTGAAGGAAAGATTAAAGTCATTAATAAGTGATATAAGCAGATATCGCCAGTTGGCGACTGATACAATAAGGCGCCTGCCGCGCTCAATTGTCATTTTATCAGTTTGTATAGTCATTTTTTTTGGACTATTTATTATTCTGGATCATCTTTATCCTGTCAATACCGAAATCCCATACTCTCAGGAAATCCTGGCTCAGGATAGCTCACTTCTTTATGTTTTCCTGGGCAAAGATGATAAATGGCGCCTGAAAGCCTTACCAGATGAGATTACTGATGACCTGAAAAAAACTATAACCTTTAAAGAAGATAAATACTTTTATTACCATTTTGGTGTAAATCCAGTAGCTGTGATTCGTGCTGTTGTGAAAAACATGATAAGGAAAGAACGGGTATCGGGTGCCTCAACTATTACCATGCAGGTGGCCAGGCTACTGGAACCAAAGCCTAGAACATACCGCAATAAAATCATTGAGATGTTCAGAGCTTTACAACTTGAATGGCACCTTTCAAAAAATGAGATACTCCAGTTGTACCTGAATATGATCCCATACGGTGGCAATGTTGAAGGTGTGAAAGCTGCAGCATTAATATATTTTCAGCAAAAGCCCCAAAATCTTAGCCTGGCACAGGTGGTTACCCTGTCTGTCATTCCTAATGACCCAAGAGGACTAGTATTAGGAAAAGATAATCCCGAGATTGAAAAAGTGCGGAATATGTGGCTTGAATATTTTCATAGCCGAGGATTTTTTGCTGAGACAGCAACGCTGGATGCTATGAAAGAACCACTTGATGCTTTACGACATGCCCCCCCACGATTAACACCGCACTTAGCCATCCGGCTGCACTCCGAAAATTCCGGACAAGATCAAATATTTACTTATATCGACCGGTCCATTCAGTCACGCATAGAAAACCTTACAATAGAGTACATCAAACAAGTACGTCATCTAGGAATTACTAATGCAGCGGCTATTGTCGTCGAAAATGCCGGCAGGCAGGTTAAAGCTTATTTGGGATCGGCTGACTTTTATAACCGGCAGGATCAAGGGCAGGTTGACGGGATCAAAGCCGCACGCTCACCCGGTAGCACACTAAAACCCTTCCTTTATGCTCTGGCTATAGATAAGGGCATGATTACTCCCAAATTTGTCATCACTGATGTTCCTGAAAATTTCAATGGCTATATTCCGGAGAATTATGATCAGGATTACAGGGGATATATCACTGTTGAAGATGCACTTACACAGTCTTTAAATGTCCCAGCTGTGAAACTTTTAAATGAAATATCTCTGGAATTCTTTATAAAGAAATTGAGTAGTGCTGATTTTAAGACAATACAACGACATAAAGAAAAATTGGGATTATCTGTTATTCTTGGTGGCTGTGGTGTTACACTGGAGGAGCTAACGGGTCTGTTTTCGATATTTGCACATGATGGGCTTTTCTCCGATCTGCAGTATTACAGAGGACACAATATATATAATGAAGATACCCTTTTGGATTCATCTGCTACATATTTGGTGACAGAAATGCTCACACGTGTAAAGCGTCCGGATATGCCTGCGGGATTTGAAAACCGCCTCGATTTGCCGCGGATTGCCTGGAAAACCGGCACATCCTACGGCCGGCGTGACGCCTGGAGTATCGGATACAATAAAAATTACACTGTGGGTGTTTGGATCGGTAATTTCAACGGATATGGTGTCCCGGAACTTAATGGCTCTCAGTATGCAGCTCCTTTACTTTTCTCTATCTTTAATATATTAAACGAGAAGTCGGAAAAGGATTGGTTCTCTCCCCCTGAAAATCTTGATTACCGTCTGGTGTGCGCCAGGTCGGGGGCTGTGCCAAACGATTTTTGTACTGATCTGCTGATGGATTATTATATTCCTGGAATATCATCTAATAAAAAATGTCTCCATCTAATCCAGGTTTGTACCGATGATCATAAGAATTTTTCATATTGCCGTTTATGTCTCCCGGAAGAGGGATATGTAATACATTTATACCCTAATCACCCACCGGAAATCATCAGCTTTTTCGATATGAAACATATACCTTATGACCTGATACCCCCTCATAATCCATTATGTCAGCACGTATTTGCCGGTCATGCACCGGTCATTTCATCATTGTCAAATGGCGCAGAATATATCCTTTTGGCCGGCAAGAATCAAAAGTTATTGCTTTCCTGCCAGGTCGAAAACGATGTCAGCAAAATTTACTGGTATATCAATGACAAATTTTTTGATTCATCACTGCCGACCGGAAAACTCTTCTTCCAGCCTGAAACAGGGAGAGTGAAAATTTCATGTAATGACGATAAAGGCCGAAATACCGATATCTGGATTACTGTAAAATTCATGTAG
- the selD gene encoding selenide, water dikinase SelD: MDNILPVYLDYNATTPVDVEVIDAMMPFLDSAFGNPSSSHYYGIQARKAVEQARIQVADLLNCSADEVIFTSGGTESNNLAIKGIANLNKHKGNHIITSAIEHPAVSEVCRYLAKNGFRITYLPVNEYGIVNPADLHKMILPGTILVTIMHANNETGSIQPIGELARICHEHSVPFHTDAAQSVGKIKTDVRELDVDLLSLAGHKMYAPKGVGALYVRRGTNLEKYMHGADHEMNRRAGTENVMEIVGLGKASEIALRDFDKNINHMQQMRDLLHNRLLESIHDIHLNGHPELRLPNTLSIGFRQIEANLLLSEMNRVAASAGAACHTGTEEISPVLKAMNVPALYAMGTVRFSVGKYTTLAEIEKASDEIITAVRKFTPSDNMESRNEVSTDVRLTQLTHGLGCACKLKPQDLEQVLKNMPLPDDAHVLVGLNTSDDAAVYRINETTAIVQTLDFLTPVVDDPYYFGAIAAANSLSDIYAMGGQPRFALSIVAFPSRRLPISILSTILKGAADITKQADVAIIGGHTIEDDEPKFGLAVTGIINIDKIWRNSTAQPGDWIVLTKPLGLGILSTALKKGMVNKATEAKIVQIMCELNRTAFEVCSGYQIHACTDVTGFGLTGHLSEMSRSSKVDATIYYDKVPVISEVWDVIPSNIFPGGAKNNLDFVAPWLDWDNSITLPLQLILSDPQTSGGLLLAVPDPHIDHLIEQLHQKGLHSAAIIGQFNEKGEGKIKVINK; encoded by the coding sequence GTGGATAATATATTACCGGTCTATCTTGATTACAATGCCACTACACCGGTTGATGTGGAAGTAATAGATGCTATGATGCCATTTCTGGATTCTGCTTTTGGCAATCCATCTAGTTCTCATTACTATGGCATTCAGGCCAGGAAAGCTGTGGAACAAGCCAGAATCCAGGTGGCGGATTTGCTCAACTGCTCAGCTGATGAAGTTATTTTCACAAGTGGCGGAACCGAGTCGAATAACCTAGCCATAAAAGGTATTGCTAACCTTAACAAGCATAAAGGCAATCATATCATAACAAGCGCTATTGAGCATCCGGCCGTTAGTGAAGTATGCAGGTATCTTGCGAAAAATGGTTTCAGGATCACCTATTTGCCTGTCAATGAATATGGAATAGTGAATCCCGCTGACCTGCATAAAATGATCTTGCCCGGAACAATTCTGGTGACCATAATGCATGCTAACAATGAAACCGGCAGCATACAACCTATTGGCGAGCTGGCAAGAATTTGTCATGAGCATTCGGTTCCTTTCCATACTGATGCTGCACAATCGGTGGGAAAGATTAAAACTGATGTCAGAGAACTGGATGTGGATTTATTATCATTGGCAGGTCATAAAATGTACGCCCCAAAAGGTGTCGGTGCTTTGTATGTGCGACGTGGTACGAATTTAGAAAAATATATGCATGGCGCTGATCATGAAATGAACAGGAGGGCAGGCACTGAAAATGTCATGGAAATAGTTGGATTGGGTAAAGCCTCTGAAATTGCCCTTCGCGATTTCGATAAGAATATCAACCATATGCAGCAAATGCGCGATCTGTTACATAACCGACTGCTGGAATCCATACATGATATCCATTTGAATGGTCATCCTGAATTACGATTACCCAATACACTCAGTATTGGCTTCAGACAGATAGAGGCCAACCTGCTGCTTTCTGAAATGAATCGGGTGGCGGCATCGGCCGGTGCTGCTTGCCATACCGGAACCGAAGAAATATCTCCAGTACTTAAGGCTATGAATGTGCCGGCTTTATATGCAATGGGAACAGTCCGTTTTTCAGTCGGTAAATACACAACTTTAGCAGAAATAGAAAAGGCTTCTGATGAAATTATAACAGCAGTCAGGAAATTTACTCCTTCAGATAACATGGAGTCCAGAAATGAAGTATCAACCGATGTCAGGTTAACTCAGCTGACTCATGGTTTGGGGTGTGCCTGCAAGTTGAAACCACAGGATCTGGAACAGGTCCTCAAAAATATGCCTCTGCCTGATGATGCCCATGTCCTGGTTGGCCTGAACACATCTGATGATGCGGCTGTTTACAGAATTAATGAAACAACGGCCATTGTTCAAACCCTTGACTTCCTCACTCCGGTTGTGGATGACCCATATTATTTTGGAGCTATTGCCGCCGCCAACTCATTGAGCGATATCTATGCCATGGGAGGACAGCCCAGATTTGCACTTAGCATCGTCGCTTTTCCATCCAGAAGGCTGCCAATCAGTATACTCTCAACTATCCTGAAAGGTGCCGCAGATATCACTAAGCAGGCTGATGTGGCCATTATCGGTGGCCATACTATCGAAGACGATGAACCCAAATTTGGACTCGCTGTTACGGGGATCATAAACATTGATAAAATATGGAGGAATTCCACAGCTCAACCCGGTGACTGGATTGTTCTGACCAAACCACTGGGATTAGGCATACTGTCAACCGCACTCAAAAAAGGAATGGTGAATAAAGCAACGGAAGCGAAAATAGTGCAAATAATGTGTGAACTGAACCGCACGGCTTTTGAGGTTTGTAGCGGATATCAAATACATGCATGTACAGACGTCACAGGCTTTGGGTTAACCGGTCATCTGTCTGAAATGTCTCGTTCAAGCAAGGTCGATGCAACTATCTACTATGATAAAGTACCTGTCATCAGCGAAGTGTGGGATGTTATTCCCTCAAATATTTTTCCTGGAGGTGCAAAGAATAATCTGGATTTTGTTGCACCCTGGCTGGACTGGGATAACTCGATTACATTGCCATTGCAACTGATTCTTAGTGATCCGCAAACTTCCGGTGGTCTCCTGCTCGCTGTCCCGGATCCGCATATAGACCATCTTATAGAACAACTCCATCAGAAAGGTCTTCATTCTGCTGCTATTATTGGACAATTTAATGAAAAGGGTGAAGGAAAGATTAAAGTCATTAATAAGTGA